The Akkermansia muciniphila genome contains a region encoding:
- a CDS encoding GDSL-type esterase/lipase family protein, with product MKKIIILLWVCMLASFLPGECAAAVKLACLGDSITAGMLVKKEDCWVFRIAKELDKKAEVGNFGVSARCLLFRGDRPITREKAYQDALAFKPDVLLIGLGTNDSKKVNWSHKDDFVDNYKEIIAEFRKQNPKLKVYCLLPIPSQEAREGGISKECIEKEVIPLIRQAAKSTRSKVIDLNKVMKGRDNLLVDGVHPNAEGHGLMAEHILLVLKGKAVE from the coding sequence ATGAAAAAAATTATTATTCTGTTGTGGGTATGCATGCTGGCCTCTTTTCTGCCGGGGGAATGCGCCGCCGCGGTAAAGCTGGCCTGTCTGGGGGACAGCATCACAGCCGGAATGCTGGTCAAAAAGGAAGACTGCTGGGTTTTCCGGATAGCCAAAGAACTGGACAAGAAGGCGGAAGTAGGAAACTTCGGCGTTTCCGCCCGGTGCCTGCTGTTCAGGGGAGACCGCCCCATCACGCGGGAGAAGGCTTATCAGGACGCTCTGGCGTTCAAGCCTGACGTGCTGCTCATCGGCCTGGGCACCAATGACAGCAAAAAGGTAAATTGGAGCCACAAGGATGATTTCGTGGACAATTACAAGGAGATCATCGCGGAGTTCCGCAAGCAGAATCCCAAACTGAAGGTATACTGCCTGCTGCCCATTCCGTCCCAGGAGGCCCGGGAAGGGGGAATCAGCAAGGAATGCATTGAAAAAGAGGTCATCCCGCTCATCCGGCAGGCGGCTAAAAGCACCAGGTCCAAAGTCATTGACCTGAACAAGGTCATGAAGGGCAGGGACAACCTGCTGGTGGACGGCGTGCATCCCAATGCGGAAGGGCATGGGCTCATGGCGGAGCACATTCTCCTGGTTCTCAAGGGAAAAGCCGTGGAATAA
- a CDS encoding glycoside hydrolase family 16 protein, protein MNSSSLFPILACTALLASPLHAQLYSLHGDGVKNADRVVEKADYSDYELVWHDEFDKDGRPDPAKWNYEHGFVRNKEAQWYQPENAYCKDGMLIIEGKKEKHANPHYDPAGKSWQTTRKEADYTSASLTTRGKFSWLYGRFEIRAKFSPREGMWPAFWTMGVKEGWPMCGEIDIMEYYQSTYLANLCWASPKKHVGKWSTTYTPLKWLLEKHADWADSFHVFRMDWDEKEVRLYADDILLNKTPLDNTINAVYKEIDNPFRQPHFIILNLALGATGGDLNKLPLPQKYEIDYVRIYQKKDSPHKGTIPDQPEKKRQPSR, encoded by the coding sequence ATGAACTCTTCCTCCTTATTCCCAATTCTGGCCTGCACGGCCCTCCTTGCCTCCCCCCTGCACGCCCAACTCTACTCCCTCCACGGGGACGGCGTCAAAAACGCCGACCGGGTGGTGGAAAAAGCGGATTATTCCGATTACGAACTCGTCTGGCACGACGAGTTCGACAAGGACGGACGCCCGGACCCCGCCAAATGGAATTACGAACATGGTTTTGTCCGCAATAAGGAGGCGCAGTGGTACCAGCCGGAGAACGCCTATTGCAAGGATGGAATGCTGATTATTGAAGGCAAAAAGGAAAAACATGCCAATCCCCATTACGATCCGGCAGGGAAGAGCTGGCAGACCACGCGGAAGGAAGCGGACTATACCTCCGCCTCCCTGACCACGCGCGGGAAATTCTCATGGCTGTACGGCCGCTTTGAAATCCGCGCCAAATTCAGCCCGCGGGAAGGCATGTGGCCCGCATTCTGGACCATGGGCGTCAAGGAAGGCTGGCCCATGTGCGGGGAAATAGACATCATGGAGTATTACCAGTCCACTTACCTGGCCAACCTCTGCTGGGCCTCCCCCAAAAAACACGTGGGGAAATGGAGCACCACCTACACGCCGCTGAAATGGCTTCTGGAAAAGCACGCGGACTGGGCGGACAGCTTCCATGTCTTCCGCATGGACTGGGACGAAAAGGAAGTGCGCCTGTATGCGGACGACATTCTGCTGAACAAGACCCCCCTGGACAACACCATCAACGCCGTTTACAAGGAAATAGACAATCCCTTCCGGCAGCCCCACTTCATCATCCTGAACCTGGCTCTTGGCGCCACCGGCGGCGACCTGAACAAACTGCCCCTGCCTCAGAAGTATGAAATAGACTACGTCCGGATTTACCAGAAAAAGGATTCCCCGCACAAGGGCACCATCCCGGACCAGCCGGAAAAGAAGCGGCAGCCCTCCCGGTAA
- a CDS encoding heavy metal translocating P-type ATPase gives MEERNYLVSGMHCAGCAAKVEHAVEELDGVERVELNLLTGRMAVVFREHDSPARDRLAKVVEKAGFHLADWQGEPLSGAEEKAREEENGGSRLVWSVLLLVPLMYLSMGPMWHWPVPGGGWGLWLNLWAQCILAGAVLWLNRHYLINGVRQLAALSPNMDSLIAIGAGSAFLYGLFLLIAGLWQGANVDGMELYFESAAMIVTLISLGKYLERRSYRKTNAAVKGLVKLVPQEALVWHDGAERAVPLDELRAGDLVVVKTGQRIPVDGLIEEGQAALDESDLTGESMPVDKTAGDRVISGTFNRAGYLKIRAERVGRDSTLARMIRLVEQASQSRAPIARLADRVCYFFVPTVIAIALIAFAAWLVAGEGFSFALARAIAVLVISCPCVLGLATPIAIMVGTGRGARLGILCKSASALEALSRVDTVVFDKTGTLTEGEPRVVAVLPEQAMNADELVEMAAALEQGSEHPVGKAIYDHARLLDLPIRAVADLSIVPGRGISGTVDGVPYAVGNLSFMKDRGISWSEEEARLREFMRQGASPLYVGREDRPAGVIMVADSLKPDSRAAVDNLKRMNLRVVMLTGDNAATARHMAGELHIDEVISDVLPDEKATHVMKMEERGDKVAMVGDGVNDAPALACARVGISMKSGTELAMESSDIVLMKSNPVGVAEALQLGRSTLHIIRQNLFWAFFYNIIGIPLAAGCLYPAFGLTLNPMIAAGAMSLSSLCVVFNSLRLRGFKPHLEK, from the coding sequence ATGGAAGAAAGGAATTATCTGGTTTCCGGCATGCACTGTGCGGGTTGTGCGGCCAAGGTGGAGCACGCTGTAGAGGAATTGGACGGTGTGGAACGCGTTGAGCTGAATTTGCTGACGGGGCGCATGGCCGTTGTGTTCCGGGAGCATGATTCTCCGGCCAGGGACCGTCTGGCGAAGGTAGTAGAGAAAGCCGGCTTCCACCTGGCGGACTGGCAGGGGGAACCGCTTTCCGGAGCGGAGGAGAAGGCGCGCGAGGAGGAAAACGGCGGGTCCCGCCTTGTCTGGTCCGTCCTGCTGCTCGTTCCGCTGATGTACCTGTCCATGGGCCCCATGTGGCATTGGCCCGTTCCGGGAGGGGGCTGGGGGCTCTGGTTGAATCTGTGGGCGCAGTGCATCCTGGCGGGTGCGGTTTTATGGCTGAACCGGCATTATTTGATCAATGGCGTCCGCCAGCTTGCCGCGCTGTCTCCCAACATGGATTCCCTGATCGCCATCGGCGCGGGGTCCGCCTTTTTGTACGGGCTGTTTCTGTTGATTGCGGGCCTGTGGCAGGGCGCCAATGTGGACGGGATGGAGTTGTATTTTGAGTCCGCGGCCATGATCGTCACCCTCATTTCCCTAGGGAAGTATCTGGAACGCCGCTCCTACCGGAAGACGAACGCCGCCGTGAAGGGACTGGTGAAGCTGGTTCCCCAGGAAGCCCTGGTGTGGCATGACGGCGCGGAACGCGCCGTCCCGCTGGATGAACTCCGGGCCGGGGACCTGGTGGTGGTAAAGACCGGGCAGAGGATTCCGGTGGACGGCCTCATTGAGGAAGGGCAGGCCGCGCTGGACGAATCCGACCTGACGGGGGAAAGCATGCCCGTGGACAAGACGGCCGGGGACCGGGTGATCAGCGGCACGTTCAACCGCGCCGGGTATCTTAAAATCCGTGCGGAGCGCGTGGGCAGGGATTCCACGCTGGCCCGCATGATCCGCTTGGTGGAGCAGGCCAGCCAGTCCAGGGCGCCCATTGCGCGGCTGGCGGACCGGGTGTGCTATTTCTTTGTCCCCACAGTGATTGCCATTGCGCTCATTGCGTTTGCCGCATGGCTGGTGGCCGGAGAGGGCTTTTCCTTTGCCCTTGCCAGGGCGATTGCGGTGCTGGTGATCTCCTGCCCCTGCGTTCTGGGCCTCGCCACCCCGATCGCCATCATGGTGGGTACGGGGCGGGGCGCGCGCCTGGGCATCCTGTGCAAGTCCGCCAGCGCCCTGGAGGCCCTGAGCCGCGTGGATACCGTCGTCTTTGACAAGACGGGCACCCTGACGGAAGGGGAGCCCCGGGTGGTGGCCGTTCTGCCGGAACAGGCCATGAATGCGGATGAACTGGTGGAGATGGCGGCGGCCCTGGAACAGGGCTCGGAACATCCGGTGGGTAAAGCCATTTATGACCATGCCCGGCTGCTGGACCTTCCCATACGCGCGGTGGCTGATTTGTCCATTGTCCCCGGCCGCGGCATTTCCGGTACGGTGGACGGCGTGCCTTACGCGGTGGGCAATCTCAGCTTCATGAAGGACAGGGGGATTTCATGGAGTGAGGAGGAGGCGCGCCTGCGGGAGTTCATGCGGCAGGGAGCCTCGCCGCTTTATGTGGGCAGGGAAGACCGTCCCGCCGGAGTGATCATGGTGGCGGATTCCCTGAAACCGGACAGCCGCGCGGCCGTGGACAATCTGAAGCGGATGAACCTGCGCGTGGTCATGCTGACGGGGGACAACGCCGCCACAGCCCGCCACATGGCGGGGGAACTCCACATTGATGAAGTCATTTCCGACGTGCTGCCGGATGAAAAGGCCACCCATGTGATGAAAATGGAGGAACGGGGGGACAAGGTGGCAATGGTGGGGGACGGCGTGAATGACGCCCCCGCGCTCGCCTGCGCCCGGGTAGGCATTTCCATGAAATCAGGAACAGAGCTGGCGATGGAGTCTTCCGACATCGTGCTGATGAAGAGCAATCCCGTGGGCGTGGCGGAAGCCCTTCAATTGGGCCGCTCCACGCTGCACATCATCAGGCAGAACCTCTTCTGGGCCTTCTTTTACAACATCATCGGCATTCCCCTGGCCGCCGGGTGCCTGTATCCCGCCTTCGGCCTTACGCTGAACCCCATGATTGCCGCCGGAGCCATGAGCCTGAGCTCCCTGTGCGTGGTGTTCAATTCCCTGCGGCTGCGCGGCTTCAAACCCCATCTGGAAAAATAA
- a CDS encoding HNH endonuclease, with product MIKINKDLNDIPPSLLSEETHQKRQELINQKKYIPTENYNKCYRASDIKEKLKTIHHGKCIYCEQIIEQFHVEHYRPKSIYYWLAFSWDNLLLACPVCNQKKLDNFPLEGTQSITPPFFRKKKNINHKFNNLSSELNKFEKPILINPELEDPENFIVFLKNGEIDSDNPRYRKTIEICQLSRPAIVERRKKIIDSLKRKITKELTRAKTSKEQQNSLGSCIRNFIDDASDPTKEFIGFRRYVKKHLLRSIIKQVFPSQTKTQ from the coding sequence ATGATCAAAATCAATAAAGACTTAAATGATATTCCTCCCTCTCTTCTTTCAGAAGAAACACACCAAAAACGGCAGGAACTCATCAATCAAAAAAAATATATCCCTACAGAAAATTATAATAAATGCTACAGAGCCTCCGATATCAAGGAGAAGCTCAAAACAATACATCATGGGAAATGTATCTACTGCGAGCAGATAATAGAGCAGTTTCATGTAGAACACTATCGTCCAAAATCAATATATTATTGGCTTGCATTTAGTTGGGATAATTTATTATTGGCATGCCCTGTTTGCAATCAAAAAAAACTGGACAATTTTCCTTTAGAGGGCACACAATCAATCACTCCTCCTTTCTTTAGAAAAAAGAAAAATATCAACCACAAATTTAATAATCTTTCATCAGAATTAAACAAGTTTGAAAAACCTATTCTTATAAATCCTGAACTAGAAGACCCTGAAAATTTCATTGTTTTCCTAAAAAATGGAGAAATAGATTCGGATAATCCTCGCTATCGAAAAACAATCGAAATTTGTCAACTATCTAGACCAGCCATTGTTGAAAGGCGGAAAAAGATCATAGATTCTCTAAAAAGAAAAATCACCAAAGAACTTACACGAGCTAAAACTTCAAAAGAGCAACAAAACAGTTTGGGATCTTGTATTCGTAATTTTATAGACGATGCTTCGGATCCGACAAAGGAATTCATTGGGTTTAGAAGATACGTAAAAAAACATCTGCTACGTAGTATTATAAAGCAAGTATTTCCGTCTCAGACAAAAACCCAATAA